From one Felis catus isolate Fca126 chromosome E2, F.catus_Fca126_mat1.0, whole genome shotgun sequence genomic stretch:
- the MED25 gene encoding mediator of RNA polymerase II transcription subunit 25 isoform X8 → MVVLLLRRTSGETFMGGGGETCSLIAEGLSTALQLFDDFKKMREQIGQTHRVCLLICNSPPYLLPAVESTTYSGYTTESLVQKIGEQGIHFSIVSPRKLPALRLLFEKAAPPAMLEPLQPPTDVSQDPRHMVLVRGLVLPVGGGSAPGPLQPKQPVPLPPAPPSGASLSAAPQQPLPPVPQQYQVPGNLSAAQVAAQNAVEAAKNQKAGLGPRFSPINPLQQAAPGVGPPFSQAPAPPLPPGPPGAPKPPPASQASLVSTVAPGPGLAPPAQPGAPSMAGTVAPGGVSGPSPAQLGAPALGGQQSVSNKLLAWSGVLEWQEKPKPASVDANTKLTRSLPCQVYVNHGENLKTEQWPQKLIMQLIPQQLLTTLGPLFRNSRMVQFHFTNKDLESLKGLYRIMGNGFAGCVHFPHTAPCEVRVLMLLYSSKKKIFMGLIPYDQSGFVNGIRQVITNHKQVQQQKLEQQRGMGAQQAPPGLGPILEDQARPSQNLLQLRPPQPQPQGTVGASAASGQPQPQGAAQAPPGAPQGPPGAAPGPPPPGPILRPQNPGANPQLRSLLLNPPPPQTGVPPPQASLHHLQPPGAPALLPPPHQGLGQPQLGPPLLHPPPAQSWPAQLPPRAPLPVAKRKRDREGHVFREKWERAYFFVEVKSMPMCLICKKIVSVLKEYNLRRHYESKHSKSFDQYTEQTRDAILNELKKGLKRQ, encoded by the exons TGGCCAGACACACCGCGTCTGCCTCCTCATCTGTAACTCGCCCCCTTACCTGCTGCCCGCCGTCGAGAGCACCACGTACTCTGGGTACACGACGGAGAGTCTCGTGCAGAAGATCGGGGAG CAAGGGATCCACTTCTCCATCGTGTCTCCCCGGAAGCTGCCTGCCTTGAGGCTTCTGTTCGAGAAGGCGGCTCCTCCGGCCATGCTGGAGCCGCTGCAGCCACCGACAGATGTGAGCCAGGACCCCCGGCACATGGTGCTGGTGCGGGGGCTGGTGCTGCCGG TTGGGGGTGGCTCAGCCCCAGGCCCCCTCCAGCCAAAGCAGCCTGtgcccctgcctccagctccaCCCTCAGGCGCCTCGCTCTCAGCAGCCCCCCAGCAGCCTCTGCCCCCGGTCCCCCAGCAGTACCAG GTCCCTGGGAACCTGAGCGCAGCTCAGGTGGCTGCCCAGAATGCGGTGGAAGCCGCCAAGAACCAGAAGGCTGGGCTGGGCCCACGCT TCTCACCCATTAACCCTCTCCAGCAAGCTGCTCCAGGAGTGGGTCCCCCCTTCAGCCAGGCACCGGCCCCACCACTACCCCCGGGGCCCCCTGGCGCCCCCAAGCCACCCCCTGCTTCCCAGGCCAGCCTGGTCTCCACCGTGGCTCCCGGCCCGGGCCTGGCCCCGCCCGCACAACCTGGGGCACCGTCCATG GCGGGCACAGTGGCCCCAGGCGGGGTGagcggcccttccccagcccagctGGGGGCCCCGGCCCTCGGTGGGCAGCAGTCAGTCTCCAACAAACTCCTGGCCTGGAGCGGGGTCCTTGAGTGGCAGGAG AAGCCCAAACCCGCCTCGGTAGACGCCAACACCAAGCTGACGCGGTCGCTGCCGTGCCAGGTCTACGTGAATCACGGCGAGAACTT GAAGACCGAGCAGTGGCCCCAGAAGCTCATCATGCAGCTCATCCCGCAGCAGCTGCTG ACCACCCTGGGCCCTTTGTTCCGGAACTCAAGGATGGTGCAGTTCCATTTCACCAACAAGGACCTGGAATCCCTGAAAGGCCTCTACCGGATCATGGGCAACGGCTTT GCCGGCTGCGTGCACTTCCCCCACACGGCGCCCTGCGAGGTGCGCGTGCTCATGCTCCTGTACTCGTCCAAGAAGAAGATCTTCATGGGCCTCATCCCCTACGACCAGAGCGGCTTTGTCAACGGCATCCGGCAGGTCATTACCAACCACAAGCAGGTCCAGCAGCAGAAGCTGGAACAGCAGCGCGGG ATGGGGGCACAGCAGGCACCCCCCGGGCTGGGCCCCATTCTGGAGGACCAGGCGAGACCCTCACAGAATCTG CTCCAGCTCCGCCCACCACAGCCCCAGCCTCAGGGCACCGTGGGGGCCTCTGCGGCCTCGggacagccccagccccagggtgcTGCCCAggcccccccgggcgccccccaaGGCCCTCCTGGAgcagcccccggccccccccctCCTGGACCCATCCTTCGGCCTCAGAACCCTGGGGCCAACCCCCAACTGCGGAGTCTTCTCCTCAACCCACCGCCG CCCCAGACTGGCgtgcccccaccccaagcctcCCTCCACCATCTCCAGCCACCAGGGGCTCCTGCACTGCTGCCCCCACCACACCAGGGCCTGGGGCAACCCCAGCTGGGGCCCCCCCTCCTGCACCCACCACCCGCCCAGTCCTGGCCCGCACAGCTTCCCCCAAGAGCTCCATTGCCAG TGGCAAAACGAAAGAGAGACCGAGAGGGCCACGTGTTTCGAGAAAAATGGGAGCGAGCCTATTTCTTTGTGGAAGTGAAGAGTATGCCTATGTGCTTAATATGCAAAAAAATCGTATCTGTGTTGAAAGAATACAACCTGAGACGTCATTATGAATCCAAGCACAGTAAGAGCTTCGACCAGTACACGGAACAGACGCGAGACGCGATACTCAATGAACTGAAAAAGGGCCTCAAACGTCAGTAG
- the MED25 gene encoding mediator of RNA polymerase II transcription subunit 25 isoform X9 has protein sequence MGGGGETCSLIAEGLSTALQLFDDFKKMREQIGQTHRVCLLICNSPPYLLPAVESTTYSGYTTESLVQKIGEQGIHFSIVSPRKLPALRLLFEKAAPPAMLEPLQPPTDVSQDPRHMVLVRGLVLPVGGGSAPGPLQPKQPVPLPPAPPSGASLSAAPQQPLPPVPQQYQVPGNLSAAQVAAQNAVEAAKNQKAGLGPRFSPINPLQQAAPGVGPPFSQAPAPPLPPGPPGAPKPPPASQASLVSTVAPGPGLAPPAQPGAPSMAGTVAPGGVSGPSPAQLGAPALGGQQSVSNKLLAWSGVLEWQEKPKPASVDANTKLTRSLPCQVYVNHGENLKTEQWPQKLIMQLIPQQLLTTLGPLFRNSRMVQFHFTNKDLESLKGLYRIMGNGFAGCVHFPHTAPCEVRVLMLLYSSKKKIFMGLIPYDQSGFVNGIRQVITNHKQVQQQKLEQQRGMGAQQAPPGLGPILEDQARPSQNLLQLRPPQPQPQGTVGASAASGQPQPQGAAQAPPGAPQGPPGAAPGPPPPGPILRPQNPGANPQLRSLLLNPPPPQTGVPPPQASLHHLQPPGAPALLPPPHQGLGQPQLGPPLLHPPPAQSWPAQLPPRAPLPVAKRKRDREGHVFREKWERAYFFVEVKSMPMCLICKKIVSVLKEYNLRRHYESKHSKSFDQYTEQTRDAILNELKKGLKRQ, from the exons TGGCCAGACACACCGCGTCTGCCTCCTCATCTGTAACTCGCCCCCTTACCTGCTGCCCGCCGTCGAGAGCACCACGTACTCTGGGTACACGACGGAGAGTCTCGTGCAGAAGATCGGGGAG CAAGGGATCCACTTCTCCATCGTGTCTCCCCGGAAGCTGCCTGCCTTGAGGCTTCTGTTCGAGAAGGCGGCTCCTCCGGCCATGCTGGAGCCGCTGCAGCCACCGACAGATGTGAGCCAGGACCCCCGGCACATGGTGCTGGTGCGGGGGCTGGTGCTGCCGG TTGGGGGTGGCTCAGCCCCAGGCCCCCTCCAGCCAAAGCAGCCTGtgcccctgcctccagctccaCCCTCAGGCGCCTCGCTCTCAGCAGCCCCCCAGCAGCCTCTGCCCCCGGTCCCCCAGCAGTACCAG GTCCCTGGGAACCTGAGCGCAGCTCAGGTGGCTGCCCAGAATGCGGTGGAAGCCGCCAAGAACCAGAAGGCTGGGCTGGGCCCACGCT TCTCACCCATTAACCCTCTCCAGCAAGCTGCTCCAGGAGTGGGTCCCCCCTTCAGCCAGGCACCGGCCCCACCACTACCCCCGGGGCCCCCTGGCGCCCCCAAGCCACCCCCTGCTTCCCAGGCCAGCCTGGTCTCCACCGTGGCTCCCGGCCCGGGCCTGGCCCCGCCCGCACAACCTGGGGCACCGTCCATG GCGGGCACAGTGGCCCCAGGCGGGGTGagcggcccttccccagcccagctGGGGGCCCCGGCCCTCGGTGGGCAGCAGTCAGTCTCCAACAAACTCCTGGCCTGGAGCGGGGTCCTTGAGTGGCAGGAG AAGCCCAAACCCGCCTCGGTAGACGCCAACACCAAGCTGACGCGGTCGCTGCCGTGCCAGGTCTACGTGAATCACGGCGAGAACTT GAAGACCGAGCAGTGGCCCCAGAAGCTCATCATGCAGCTCATCCCGCAGCAGCTGCTG ACCACCCTGGGCCCTTTGTTCCGGAACTCAAGGATGGTGCAGTTCCATTTCACCAACAAGGACCTGGAATCCCTGAAAGGCCTCTACCGGATCATGGGCAACGGCTTT GCCGGCTGCGTGCACTTCCCCCACACGGCGCCCTGCGAGGTGCGCGTGCTCATGCTCCTGTACTCGTCCAAGAAGAAGATCTTCATGGGCCTCATCCCCTACGACCAGAGCGGCTTTGTCAACGGCATCCGGCAGGTCATTACCAACCACAAGCAGGTCCAGCAGCAGAAGCTGGAACAGCAGCGCGGG ATGGGGGCACAGCAGGCACCCCCCGGGCTGGGCCCCATTCTGGAGGACCAGGCGAGACCCTCACAGAATCTG CTCCAGCTCCGCCCACCACAGCCCCAGCCTCAGGGCACCGTGGGGGCCTCTGCGGCCTCGggacagccccagccccagggtgcTGCCCAggcccccccgggcgccccccaaGGCCCTCCTGGAgcagcccccggccccccccctCCTGGACCCATCCTTCGGCCTCAGAACCCTGGGGCCAACCCCCAACTGCGGAGTCTTCTCCTCAACCCACCGCCG CCCCAGACTGGCgtgcccccaccccaagcctcCCTCCACCATCTCCAGCCACCAGGGGCTCCTGCACTGCTGCCCCCACCACACCAGGGCCTGGGGCAACCCCAGCTGGGGCCCCCCCTCCTGCACCCACCACCCGCCCAGTCCTGGCCCGCACAGCTTCCCCCAAGAGCTCCATTGCCAG TGGCAAAACGAAAGAGAGACCGAGAGGGCCACGTGTTTCGAGAAAAATGGGAGCGAGCCTATTTCTTTGTGGAAGTGAAGAGTATGCCTATGTGCTTAATATGCAAAAAAATCGTATCTGTGTTGAAAGAATACAACCTGAGACGTCATTATGAATCCAAGCACAGTAAGAGCTTCGACCAGTACACGGAACAGACGCGAGACGCGATACTCAATGAACTGAAAAAGGGCCTCAAACGTCAGTAG
- the MED25 gene encoding mediator of RNA polymerase II transcription subunit 25 isoform X6, producing MVVLLLRRTSGETFMGGGGETCSLIAEGLSTALQLFDDFKKMREQMAPVLPGSTSFLIPGSGQTHRVCLLICNSPPYLLPAVESTTYSGYTTESLVQKIGEQGIHFSIVSPRKLPALRLLFEKAAPPAMLEPLQPPTDVSQDPRHMVLVRGLVLPVGGGSAPGPLQPKQPVPLPPAPPSGASLSAAPQQPLPPVPQQYQVPGNLSAAQVAAQNAVEAAKNQKAGLGPRFSPINPLQQAAPGVGPPFSQAPAPPLPPGPPGAPKPPPASQASLVSTVAPGPGLAPPAQPGAPSMAGTVAPGGVSGPSPAQLGAPALGGQQSVSNKLLAWSGVLEWQEKPKPASVDANTKLTRSLPCQVYVNHGENLKTEQWPQKLIMQLIPQQLLTTLGPLFRNSRMVQFHFTNKDLESLKGLYRIMGNGFAGCVHFPHTAPCEVRVLMLLYSSKKKIFMGLIPYDQSGFVNGIRQVITNHKQVQQQKLEQQRGMGAQQAPPGLGPILEDQARPSQNLLQLRPPQPQPQGTVGASAASGQPQPQGAAQAPPGAPQGPPGAAPGPPPPGPILRPQNPGANPQLRSLLLNPPPPQTGVPPPQASLHHLQPPGAPALLPPPHQGLGQPQLGPPLLHPPPAQSWPAQLPPRAPLPVAKRKRDREGHVFREKWERAYFFVEVKSMPMCLICKKIVSVLKEYNLRRHYESKHSKSFDQYTEQTRDAILNELKKGLKRQ from the exons GGCCCCCGTTCTTCCCGGCTCCACATCTTTCCTTATCCCTGGCAGTGGCCAGACACACCGCGTCTGCCTCCTCATCTGTAACTCGCCCCCTTACCTGCTGCCCGCCGTCGAGAGCACCACGTACTCTGGGTACACGACGGAGAGTCTCGTGCAGAAGATCGGGGAG CAAGGGATCCACTTCTCCATCGTGTCTCCCCGGAAGCTGCCTGCCTTGAGGCTTCTGTTCGAGAAGGCGGCTCCTCCGGCCATGCTGGAGCCGCTGCAGCCACCGACAGATGTGAGCCAGGACCCCCGGCACATGGTGCTGGTGCGGGGGCTGGTGCTGCCGG TTGGGGGTGGCTCAGCCCCAGGCCCCCTCCAGCCAAAGCAGCCTGtgcccctgcctccagctccaCCCTCAGGCGCCTCGCTCTCAGCAGCCCCCCAGCAGCCTCTGCCCCCGGTCCCCCAGCAGTACCAG GTCCCTGGGAACCTGAGCGCAGCTCAGGTGGCTGCCCAGAATGCGGTGGAAGCCGCCAAGAACCAGAAGGCTGGGCTGGGCCCACGCT TCTCACCCATTAACCCTCTCCAGCAAGCTGCTCCAGGAGTGGGTCCCCCCTTCAGCCAGGCACCGGCCCCACCACTACCCCCGGGGCCCCCTGGCGCCCCCAAGCCACCCCCTGCTTCCCAGGCCAGCCTGGTCTCCACCGTGGCTCCCGGCCCGGGCCTGGCCCCGCCCGCACAACCTGGGGCACCGTCCATG GCGGGCACAGTGGCCCCAGGCGGGGTGagcggcccttccccagcccagctGGGGGCCCCGGCCCTCGGTGGGCAGCAGTCAGTCTCCAACAAACTCCTGGCCTGGAGCGGGGTCCTTGAGTGGCAGGAG AAGCCCAAACCCGCCTCGGTAGACGCCAACACCAAGCTGACGCGGTCGCTGCCGTGCCAGGTCTACGTGAATCACGGCGAGAACTT GAAGACCGAGCAGTGGCCCCAGAAGCTCATCATGCAGCTCATCCCGCAGCAGCTGCTG ACCACCCTGGGCCCTTTGTTCCGGAACTCAAGGATGGTGCAGTTCCATTTCACCAACAAGGACCTGGAATCCCTGAAAGGCCTCTACCGGATCATGGGCAACGGCTTT GCCGGCTGCGTGCACTTCCCCCACACGGCGCCCTGCGAGGTGCGCGTGCTCATGCTCCTGTACTCGTCCAAGAAGAAGATCTTCATGGGCCTCATCCCCTACGACCAGAGCGGCTTTGTCAACGGCATCCGGCAGGTCATTACCAACCACAAGCAGGTCCAGCAGCAGAAGCTGGAACAGCAGCGCGGG ATGGGGGCACAGCAGGCACCCCCCGGGCTGGGCCCCATTCTGGAGGACCAGGCGAGACCCTCACAGAATCTG CTCCAGCTCCGCCCACCACAGCCCCAGCCTCAGGGCACCGTGGGGGCCTCTGCGGCCTCGggacagccccagccccagggtgcTGCCCAggcccccccgggcgccccccaaGGCCCTCCTGGAgcagcccccggccccccccctCCTGGACCCATCCTTCGGCCTCAGAACCCTGGGGCCAACCCCCAACTGCGGAGTCTTCTCCTCAACCCACCGCCG CCCCAGACTGGCgtgcccccaccccaagcctcCCTCCACCATCTCCAGCCACCAGGGGCTCCTGCACTGCTGCCCCCACCACACCAGGGCCTGGGGCAACCCCAGCTGGGGCCCCCCCTCCTGCACCCACCACCCGCCCAGTCCTGGCCCGCACAGCTTCCCCCAAGAGCTCCATTGCCAG TGGCAAAACGAAAGAGAGACCGAGAGGGCCACGTGTTTCGAGAAAAATGGGAGCGAGCCTATTTCTTTGTGGAAGTGAAGAGTATGCCTATGTGCTTAATATGCAAAAAAATCGTATCTGTGTTGAAAGAATACAACCTGAGACGTCATTATGAATCCAAGCACAGTAAGAGCTTCGACCAGTACACGGAACAGACGCGAGACGCGATACTCAATGAACTGAAAAAGGGCCTCAAACGTCAGTAG
- the MED25 gene encoding mediator of RNA polymerase II transcription subunit 25 isoform X7 gives MGGGGETCSLIAEGLSTALQLFDDFKKMREQMAPVLPGSTSFLIPGSGQTHRVCLLICNSPPYLLPAVESTTYSGYTTESLVQKIGEQGIHFSIVSPRKLPALRLLFEKAAPPAMLEPLQPPTDVSQDPRHMVLVRGLVLPVGGGSAPGPLQPKQPVPLPPAPPSGASLSAAPQQPLPPVPQQYQVPGNLSAAQVAAQNAVEAAKNQKAGLGPRFSPINPLQQAAPGVGPPFSQAPAPPLPPGPPGAPKPPPASQASLVSTVAPGPGLAPPAQPGAPSMAGTVAPGGVSGPSPAQLGAPALGGQQSVSNKLLAWSGVLEWQEKPKPASVDANTKLTRSLPCQVYVNHGENLKTEQWPQKLIMQLIPQQLLTTLGPLFRNSRMVQFHFTNKDLESLKGLYRIMGNGFAGCVHFPHTAPCEVRVLMLLYSSKKKIFMGLIPYDQSGFVNGIRQVITNHKQVQQQKLEQQRGMGAQQAPPGLGPILEDQARPSQNLLQLRPPQPQPQGTVGASAASGQPQPQGAAQAPPGAPQGPPGAAPGPPPPGPILRPQNPGANPQLRSLLLNPPPPQTGVPPPQASLHHLQPPGAPALLPPPHQGLGQPQLGPPLLHPPPAQSWPAQLPPRAPLPVAKRKRDREGHVFREKWERAYFFVEVKSMPMCLICKKIVSVLKEYNLRRHYESKHSKSFDQYTEQTRDAILNELKKGLKRQ, from the exons GGCCCCCGTTCTTCCCGGCTCCACATCTTTCCTTATCCCTGGCAGTGGCCAGACACACCGCGTCTGCCTCCTCATCTGTAACTCGCCCCCTTACCTGCTGCCCGCCGTCGAGAGCACCACGTACTCTGGGTACACGACGGAGAGTCTCGTGCAGAAGATCGGGGAG CAAGGGATCCACTTCTCCATCGTGTCTCCCCGGAAGCTGCCTGCCTTGAGGCTTCTGTTCGAGAAGGCGGCTCCTCCGGCCATGCTGGAGCCGCTGCAGCCACCGACAGATGTGAGCCAGGACCCCCGGCACATGGTGCTGGTGCGGGGGCTGGTGCTGCCGG TTGGGGGTGGCTCAGCCCCAGGCCCCCTCCAGCCAAAGCAGCCTGtgcccctgcctccagctccaCCCTCAGGCGCCTCGCTCTCAGCAGCCCCCCAGCAGCCTCTGCCCCCGGTCCCCCAGCAGTACCAG GTCCCTGGGAACCTGAGCGCAGCTCAGGTGGCTGCCCAGAATGCGGTGGAAGCCGCCAAGAACCAGAAGGCTGGGCTGGGCCCACGCT TCTCACCCATTAACCCTCTCCAGCAAGCTGCTCCAGGAGTGGGTCCCCCCTTCAGCCAGGCACCGGCCCCACCACTACCCCCGGGGCCCCCTGGCGCCCCCAAGCCACCCCCTGCTTCCCAGGCCAGCCTGGTCTCCACCGTGGCTCCCGGCCCGGGCCTGGCCCCGCCCGCACAACCTGGGGCACCGTCCATG GCGGGCACAGTGGCCCCAGGCGGGGTGagcggcccttccccagcccagctGGGGGCCCCGGCCCTCGGTGGGCAGCAGTCAGTCTCCAACAAACTCCTGGCCTGGAGCGGGGTCCTTGAGTGGCAGGAG AAGCCCAAACCCGCCTCGGTAGACGCCAACACCAAGCTGACGCGGTCGCTGCCGTGCCAGGTCTACGTGAATCACGGCGAGAACTT GAAGACCGAGCAGTGGCCCCAGAAGCTCATCATGCAGCTCATCCCGCAGCAGCTGCTG ACCACCCTGGGCCCTTTGTTCCGGAACTCAAGGATGGTGCAGTTCCATTTCACCAACAAGGACCTGGAATCCCTGAAAGGCCTCTACCGGATCATGGGCAACGGCTTT GCCGGCTGCGTGCACTTCCCCCACACGGCGCCCTGCGAGGTGCGCGTGCTCATGCTCCTGTACTCGTCCAAGAAGAAGATCTTCATGGGCCTCATCCCCTACGACCAGAGCGGCTTTGTCAACGGCATCCGGCAGGTCATTACCAACCACAAGCAGGTCCAGCAGCAGAAGCTGGAACAGCAGCGCGGG ATGGGGGCACAGCAGGCACCCCCCGGGCTGGGCCCCATTCTGGAGGACCAGGCGAGACCCTCACAGAATCTG CTCCAGCTCCGCCCACCACAGCCCCAGCCTCAGGGCACCGTGGGGGCCTCTGCGGCCTCGggacagccccagccccagggtgcTGCCCAggcccccccgggcgccccccaaGGCCCTCCTGGAgcagcccccggccccccccctCCTGGACCCATCCTTCGGCCTCAGAACCCTGGGGCCAACCCCCAACTGCGGAGTCTTCTCCTCAACCCACCGCCG CCCCAGACTGGCgtgcccccaccccaagcctcCCTCCACCATCTCCAGCCACCAGGGGCTCCTGCACTGCTGCCCCCACCACACCAGGGCCTGGGGCAACCCCAGCTGGGGCCCCCCCTCCTGCACCCACCACCCGCCCAGTCCTGGCCCGCACAGCTTCCCCCAAGAGCTCCATTGCCAG TGGCAAAACGAAAGAGAGACCGAGAGGGCCACGTGTTTCGAGAAAAATGGGAGCGAGCCTATTTCTTTGTGGAAGTGAAGAGTATGCCTATGTGCTTAATATGCAAAAAAATCGTATCTGTGTTGAAAGAATACAACCTGAGACGTCATTATGAATCCAAGCACAGTAAGAGCTTCGACCAGTACACGGAACAGACGCGAGACGCGATACTCAATGAACTGAAAAAGGGCCTCAAACGTCAGTAG